Sequence from the Aromatoleum petrolei genome:
CGGGACTGGGCGTGTTTGCCGCGCTGCAAATCAATTTCGTCAGCTTCGCCGCTCCGATTGCAACGCTGACGATGATGGAGAGCCGCGGCGCCTCGGACCGCCACCTCGCGGCGACACTGGCGATGGTGATGGCGATGGCACAGGCCAACGCCGCTTTCCCGATGATCGCGATGGGGCTCGACTTCGGGCTGACCCTTGCGCTATCCGTCGTCGGCGGCCTCGTCGCGGCCGCTGCCACCTACCACGGCTTCGCCCGCGGGCTGTCGGCCGTCGAAGGGCAACTCGACGAGACCCTGCACCATCGCGTCGCCGACGACGCCAAGGGCGTGCTCGATGTCATCAACCGTGCTGGAGCGGAGGCCTTCAAGATCGCCGTCGGGGCGATCCCGATGCTCGTGCTTGCGCTCGTCGCGGTGATGGCGCTGCGTTCCAGCGGCGCCGTGGACCTGCTCACGCGCGTCCTCGCCCCGGTGATGACCGCCGTATCGATCGACCCCGCGTTGCTCCTGCCGACGCTGACCAAGTACATCGGCGGCGGCACGGCGATGATGGGCGTGATGGACGAGATGCTGCGCGAAGGCTCCGCCACCGTGGAAATGATGAACCGCAGCGCAGGTTTCCTGATTCACCCACTGGACATCCCCGGTGTCGCAGTGCTCATCTCCGCGGGCAAGCGGGTCGCCGGCGTGTGGAAACCCGCTGCGCTGGGGGCCGGTATCGGCATTCTCGCGCGCACTGCCGGTCACGCATTGCTCAGCTGATCACGGCCTGCGGGCCGCTCAGAATTCCAGCGCGATACTCGCCCAGACGCGTGGATGAATGTACTGCGCCGGGATCGGCCCGCTGCCATCGGCGTCACGCTCCTTGAACTCCGCCCGACGACCGCCGACCCCCTGCCCGGTCAATGCAAACTCTGCCCGCGTCGGGCCGATCCGGAACGGATACGCCACGCGCACGTCCGTCCGGTTGAATGCCTTGACTGCGGTATTCGGCGTCCATTGGAAGCGCCCGTAGCGGTAATGCGCGACGGAGAATTCCGCGCCGGCGGGAAGTTCCTGCACCCAGCGCAGCATCGTCGCGCGCCGCGGCGCCGAATTGTCCATGTGGCGCTCCGCTTTTACCGCATCCCTCCGCCCAAGTGCCGAAAATTCTGCATTCGCCTTGGAGTCGATGGCGATGAACGACTGGTTGAGCGTGAACTGAGTGCCCCCCGTGGGAGACCAGCGCAGCTGATACTCCGCCCCCCGAATATCGAGGTCCTGCGCATTCATGTAATCGATGTAGCTGCCGCATTCCGGCGGACGCCTCCGCAAGCGACCCAATCCGCGCACCTCGCAATCGGGCGGCGAAAGCGTCAGGGATACAGGCATGATGCGATCCTTGACCTTTTCCTCGAACAGACGGACATCCACAAACACGCCCTGTTCGCGGAAATCGCCGAGATAGCCGATTTCCGTGACGTCGATCACCTCCTTGTCGAGATGCCCGCTCGCGTCCCGCTGTATTTCCAGCGGGATCACGCCGAAGGGAAGCCCGAATGGGGTCGTGTCGAGCGCACCATAGTGCTCGCGCGACTTCGCCTCCGTCAGGGATGGAATGCGGTGCGCGCGCGAAAGCCCAACGCGGAGGGTCTGCTGCTGCGACAGGTGATGGTTGACTGCAAGCCGCGGCGCCAGCGACGTGTTCGACAGCGAATCGTTTTCCCACGTCATGCCGAGGTTCGTCGTCCACGCATCTGATGGCCGCCACTCGAAGTTGCCGAACAGCCGGTGCACCGCTTGTCGCACGGCGTCACCGTCGCGGCCGTAGAACTGCCGTCCCTCGACCGCATCGTAGCGCGCACCCGCCCCCCAGACAAAACGGGTATTCGCGCTCGGGATAAGAGTGTGCTGGAACTCGAGTTCGTCGCGCACCGTATCGATGCGTTGATCGATCTCCAAGAGAAACGGGGTCGACAATCCGACCGAGCCGAGCAATTGGTCGAGCTCCGGGTCGGACACGGTGTAGTCGTCGCGATAACGCTCCGCGGTATGCGTGAAGCGCAGGGAAATCGAGCCGCCGTCGCGGATGGCATGCTGCCACGCCAAGGATCCGAAGGTCTTTGCCGCTTCGGTGCCGCGCGCCGGATTCAGCGTCTCGCCCGCCACGCCCATACGCAGACGCAGGTCGACGGCGCCCGCCTCCACCTGCAACTCGTCGGCTGCACTCAAGGGCATGTCGGCCCGCAGATTGACACGCCGATGCTCGCGCCGGTCGTCGAAGTGCATGATGTTGTTGTCGCGCACGGTTTCCGCAGAAACGCGGACCGATCCGTCGCCGATCCGCATCCCGACCCGGGCGTACCGGTCCGCAACCCCGTCGTTACCCTGACCCGCACGCACACGGACACCCTGAGTCTCGATCGCGGAGCGCGTCACCACATTCACGACACCAAGGAACGCATTCGAACCGTAGGCAGCCGAATTCGAGCCGCGAATCACCTCGATGCGCTCGATCTCGTCGAGTGACACGTCGATCAGGTTCCACGCCACGCCACCGAAGAACAGCGGGCTGTACAGAGAACGGCCGTCGATGAGGATCTGCAGCCCGCGCGGATTCTCGTCGGTCATGCCGTGGTAGACGGCATTCGGCGCGCCATTGGTGGAGTGAGCGACAAAGAAACCCGGCACCAACCGCAGCAGGTCCGCGAGATCGCGCACGCCCGAGGTACGTATCGTATCGGCGTCGATCACGGTGACCGAGCCCGGCGCGTCGCGCAAGGGCTGCGCGAGGCGCGATACCGACAGCACGACCGGCAGTTCGTCAAAGAAAGGGTCTTCAACGACACGGGCAAGCGGTCCGATTCCCTCTGCCCCCACGGCGGAGCCCGCGAGCGCCGTCATCAGGATCACCGAAGCGTTCCTTACCCCCATCTCTTCCCCTTCCGCTCCCGAACAGCAATGATTCGTTGTCGCCGCCTGCTGCAATGCAATACAACGCTGCCTCCACGGAGCGATTCCGCCCCATGCACGGCACTGCGGCGCTCTCCCGTACGCGATTGCTTGCGAAGCGCCGCATTCGTCATTGAACCAGAAAATCCGCTTGCCGCCATGCAGCATTTCCCTTTACGGGTACATTCGCCACGTCCGCGGTTGTGCCGGGACACCGGCACAGGCTCCTCACGCATATCCAGGCACACTTCGGGGCACGGCCCCTTACCCTGCGATCGCGGCTGACACTAGAATGACGGCCACCCCGCACGACAGGAACCACGCAATCCGATGATTGGCGCACTGACCGTACTGCTTGTGTTCCAGCTTATCGGCGAGGCATTTGCCCGCGGACTCGATCTCCCCATCCCCGGCCCGGTCATCGGTATGGGCCTCATGTTTGCAGCCCTGGTCCTGCGCGGCGGACCTGGCGGCGAATTGCGCAGCACGGCAACCGGCATCCTGCAGCACCTGTCGCTGCTGTTCATCCCTGCCGGCACGGGGGTCATGCTCCACTTCCAGCGCCTCGCCGACGAATGGCTGCCGCTGACGGTGGCACTCATCGCCAGCACCCTGCTGTCGATCGCGGTTTCCGCGCTGCTCCTCCACATGCTGTCCCGACACACCCCGCACGGCGAGGACCGGTCGTGAAACCCGCACTCGGCGAAATCTGGGTCTACCTCTCCACCACACCGCTGCTCGGACTCACGCTCACGCTGCTCGCCTATCAAGGCGCACTATGGCTCTACCGCCGGGGCAACCACCACCCGCTGCTCAACCCGGTGATGGTCGCGGTGGCCGTTCTCGTGCTCGTCCTGACGCTCACCGGCACGCCCTACCAGACCTACTTCGACGGCGCGCAATTCGTGCACTTCCTCCTCGGCCCGGCGACTGTCGCGCTGGCCATTCCGCTCCATGCGCAATGGAAGCGCCTGAAGGGCATGCTGCTGCCCCTCCTCGTCACCCTCACCATCGGTTCCCTCACTGCCGCCCTATCGGCTGTCGGCATCGCCGCACTGCTTGGCGCTAGCCGCGAATCGGTCATGTCGATGGCGCCCAAGAGCGTCACAATGCCGATCGCGATGGGCGTGGCCGAGCGCCTCGGCGGCCTGCCCTCGCTGACTGCGGTACTGGTAATGAGCACCGGCATCCTCGGCGCCGTCGGTGCCCGCTACGTCTACCGCCTGCTGCACATCGAGGATCATGCCGTGCGCGGCTTCGCGATCGGCATCGCCTCGCACGGCATCGGCACCGCGCGCGCCTTCCAGGTGAGCGAGCAGGCCGGCGCCTTCGCGGCGCTGGCGATGGGGCTCAACGGCCTGCTCACCGCCGCGATGCTGCCGTGGATCCTGCCGTGGCTCGAATCGCTGCTGCGCTGATCGCCGCACTCCGCTCCCCCGACCACGCCCCGACGGAATCCTGCCCTGATGACTGCCCTGCTTCGCTGGTTCGACCGCACCATCCTCGAACTCGGCCGCGAGATGCGACTATCCTACCTGCCGCCGCTGATGGTTTATGTCGCGGCGGGGGTCTCCGGCCTCACCGGCATCGTCGGGACATTCTTCGTCAAGGATTATCTCGGCCTGTCGGCCTCCTTCCTCGCCGCACTGGGCTTCTGGGCAGGCATCCCGTGGGCGCTCAAGATGCCCATCGGCCATCTCGTCGACCTGCTGTGGCGTCACAAGGCCGGTCTCGTCTATCTCGGCGCCTCGCTCATCGCGGCAAGCCTGCTCATCATGATCGGCCTGATCGGCAACCCCACCGCAATGCGGCAGGTGATGTCTGCCGAGGCATGGTTCGTGCTGTCCGCGCTGCTCGC
This genomic interval carries:
- a CDS encoding CidA/LrgA family protein produces the protein MIGALTVLLVFQLIGEAFARGLDLPIPGPVIGMGLMFAALVLRGGPGGELRSTATGILQHLSLLFIPAGTGVMLHFQRLADEWLPLTVALIASTLLSIAVSALLLHMLSRHTPHGEDRS
- a CDS encoding TonB-dependent receptor plug domain-containing protein is translated as MTALAGSAVGAEGIGPLARVVEDPFFDELPVVLSVSRLAQPLRDAPGSVTVIDADTIRTSGVRDLADLLRLVPGFFVAHSTNGAPNAVYHGMTDENPRGLQILIDGRSLYSPLFFGGVAWNLIDVSLDEIERIEVIRGSNSAAYGSNAFLGVVNVVTRSAIETQGVRVRAGQGNDGVADRYARVGMRIGDGSVRVSAETVRDNNIMHFDDRREHRRVNLRADMPLSAADELQVEAGAVDLRLRMGVAGETLNPARGTEAAKTFGSLAWQHAIRDGGSISLRFTHTAERYRDDYTVSDPELDQLLGSVGLSTPFLLEIDQRIDTVRDELEFQHTLIPSANTRFVWGAGARYDAVEGRQFYGRDGDAVRQAVHRLFGNFEWRPSDAWTTNLGMTWENDSLSNTSLAPRLAVNHHLSQQQTLRVGLSRAHRIPSLTEAKSREHYGALDTTPFGLPFGVIPLEIQRDASGHLDKEVIDVTEIGYLGDFREQGVFVDVRLFEEKVKDRIMPVSLTLSPPDCEVRGLGRLRRRPPECGSYIDYMNAQDLDIRGAEYQLRWSPTGGTQFTLNQSFIAIDSKANAEFSALGRRDAVKAERHMDNSAPRRATMLRWVQELPAGAEFSVAHYRYGRFQWTPNTAVKAFNRTDVRVAYPFRIGPTRAEFALTGQGVGGRRAEFKERDADGSGPIPAQYIHPRVWASIALEF
- a CDS encoding LrgB family protein, giving the protein MKPALGEIWVYLSTTPLLGLTLTLLAYQGALWLYRRGNHHPLLNPVMVAVAVLVLVLTLTGTPYQTYFDGAQFVHFLLGPATVALAIPLHAQWKRLKGMLLPLLVTLTIGSLTAALSAVGIAALLGASRESVMSMAPKSVTMPIAMGVAERLGGLPSLTAVLVMSTGILGAVGARYVYRLLHIEDHAVRGFAIGIASHGIGTARAFQVSEQAGAFAALAMGLNGLLTAAMLPWILPWLESLLR
- a CDS encoding nucleoside recognition domain-containing protein, encoding MDIITDIILRAGRSAVELALFVLLPVMVVMLSLMRLLEAKGVLDRVVHVLAPALRPAGLTGLGVFAALQINFVSFAAPIATLTMMESRGASDRHLAATLAMVMAMAQANAAFPMIAMGLDFGLTLALSVVGGLVAAAATYHGFARGLSAVEGQLDETLHHRVADDAKGVLDVINRAGAEAFKIAVGAIPMLVLALVAVMALRSSGAVDLLTRVLAPVMTAVSIDPALLLPTLTKYIGGGTAMMGVMDEMLREGSATVEMMNRSAGFLIHPLDIPGVAVLISAGKRVAGVWKPAALGAGIGILARTAGHALLS